One genomic window of Globicephala melas chromosome 8, mGloMel1.2, whole genome shotgun sequence includes the following:
- the LOC115857671 gene encoding olfactory receptor 4B1-like: MVSKNNVTEFIFTGLFEDPEVQRVCFVVFLPVYLATVVGNGLMVLTVKASKSLHSPMYFFLSYLSLVEISYSSTIVPKFITDLLTKIKTISLEGCLAQIFFFHFFGVTEILLLVVMAYDHPVAICKPLHYVNIMNRQLCHVLVAGSWLGGFFHSVIQLLITIQLPFCGPNVIDHYSCDLQPLFKIACTDTSVEGVIVLVNSGLIALCSFLILVTSYIVILVNLRNHSAEGRRKALSTCASHIMVVMLFFGPAIFFYMRPSSTFTEAKLVAVFYTVVTPMLNPIIYTLRNAEVKIAMRRLWGKKENSGVE, encoded by the coding sequence ATGGTGAGTAAAAATAATGTAACCGAGTTCATTTTCACTGGTCTTTTCGAGGATCCAGAGGTGCAGAGAGTGTGCTTTGTGGTGTTTCTTCCCGTGTACTTGGCCACGGTGGTAGGCAACGGCCTCATGGTTCTGACGGTCAAAGCCAGTAAGAGTCTGCATTCCCCCATGTACTTCTTCCTTAGCTACCTGTCCCTGGTGGAAATCAGCTATTCCTCTACTATTGTCCCTAAATTCATCACGGACTTACTTACCAAGATTAAAACCATCTCACTGGAGGGTTGTCTGGCTCAGATAttcttctttcacttctttgggGTCACTGAGATCCTCTTGCTTGTGGTGATGGCTTATGACCACCctgtggccatctgcaaaccCCTTCATTATGTTAACATTATGAATCGTCAACTGTGTCATGTATTAGTGGCTGGTTCCTGGCTTGGGGGCTTCTTTCATTCCGTAATTCAGCTTCTCATCACCATCCAATTGCCCTTCTGTGGTCCCAATGTGATTGACCACTACTCCTGTGATCTCCAGCCATTATTCAAGATTGCCTGCACTGACACCTCTGTGGAGGGGGTTATTGTGTTGGTCAATAgtggcttaattgctctgtgctCCTTCCTCATCTTGGTGACCTCCTACATTGTCATTCTAGTCAACTTGAGGAACCATTCAGCAGAGGGAAGACGCAAAGCCCTCTCCACCTGTGCTTCTCACATCATGGTGGTCATGTTGTTCTTTGGACCTGCCATCTTCTTCTACATGCGACCCTCCTCCACATTCACTGAGGCAAAACTGGTGGCTGTGTTCTACACAGTGGTCACCCCCATGCTGAACCCCATCATCTACACACTCAGAAATGCAGAGGTGAAAATCGCTATGAGGAGGTTGTGGGGCAAAAAAGAGAACTCAGGGGTGGAGTGA